A region of Rhodospirillales bacterium DNA encodes the following proteins:
- a CDS encoding transposase, giving the protein MGGIGRLAVWLVRAGVRPERIAPGRPQQNGRHERLHLTVQQDTVLPVARDRREQQRRFAAFTRMFNEERPHEALDMATPSKVWSPEPASVGRRAARAGVSGRMGGAGGQEQRRGSLGRGDGVPERDAGRRDGRLRADRARRRVGGALWSDASGGDRRQEK; this is encoded by the coding sequence ATGGGCGGGATCGGGCGCCTGGCGGTGTGGCTGGTGCGGGCCGGGGTCCGGCCGGAGCGGATCGCGCCGGGCCGGCCGCAGCAGAACGGCCGGCACGAGCGGCTGCATCTGACGGTGCAGCAGGACACGGTGCTGCCGGTGGCGCGGGACCGGCGCGAGCAGCAGCGCCGGTTCGCGGCGTTCACGCGGATGTTCAACGAGGAGCGGCCGCACGAGGCGCTGGACATGGCGACGCCGTCGAAGGTGTGGAGCCCGGAGCCCGCGTCCGTGGGACGGCGAGCTGCGCGCGCCGGAGTATCCGGCCGGATGGGAGGCGCGGGCGGTCAGGAGCAACGGCGAGGTTCGCTGGGGCGGGGAGATGGTGTTCCTGAGCGAGACGCTGGCCGGCGAGACGGTCGGCTTCGAGCCGACCGCGCGCGACGGCGTGTGGGTGGTGCGCTATGGTCCGATGCGTCTGGCGGCGATCGACGCCAAGAAAAGTGA
- a CDS encoding helix-turn-helix domain containing protein: MESRERLVRDWLRGDATVSELGRRHGVSRRTVYATLARYDAEGVAGLKERSHAARHHPNAMGEAVERRLVELRGERPTWGPKKLLAWLSAREPEVRWPGRSAAAAALSRHGLTAKRRTERSWRPQGDDLGTGERPNDVWCVDFKGLVADARRAAAGSR; the protein is encoded by the coding sequence ATGGAGAGCAGGGAACGTCTGGTGAGGGACTGGCTGAGGGGCGACGCGACGGTGAGCGAGCTCGGTCGGCGGCACGGTGTGAGCCGGCGGACGGTGTACGCGACGCTGGCGCGGTACGACGCGGAGGGCGTGGCGGGTCTGAAGGAGCGTTCGCACGCGGCGCGCCACCATCCGAACGCGATGGGCGAGGCGGTGGAGCGGCGGCTGGTGGAGCTGCGCGGGGAGCGTCCGACGTGGGGACCGAAGAAGCTGCTGGCGTGGCTGTCGGCGCGCGAGCCGGAGGTCCGGTGGCCCGGGCGGAGCGCGGCGGCGGCGGCGTTGTCGCGGCACGGTCTGACGGCGAAGCGGCGGACGGAGCGGAGCTGGCGTCCGCAGGGCGACGATCTGGGGACGGGCGAGCGTCCGAACGACGTGTGGTGCGTGGACTTCAAGGGGCTGGTGGCGGACGCGCGACGCGCGGCGGCTGGATCCCGCTGA